In Hermetia illucens chromosome 1, iHerIll2.2.curated.20191125, whole genome shotgun sequence, one genomic interval encodes:
- the LOC119647242 gene encoding vitellogenic carboxypeptidase-like — protein sequence MTDNGNVQRRAYSWNNDFNIVYVDNPVGSGYSFTENDAGYAQNYDDVNRDLYEALRQLYKLFPQFENLPLYIAGSSYAGRFVISLGYKIHKTQEEATKAGTRPPVNIKLGGLAMGNAFIDPITQIDYGDNLFGLGLIDEDGLANFKKLEAEIRACIERNDHACVTRVSERLWTNPLSSTDGTIIEDLTGYRFLFKFVVTELDTALSYAWLNFVQQPSTRRAIHVGNGSFLLIILKPTP from the coding sequence ATGACTGACAATGGAAACGTTCAGAGGAGAGCATATTCATGGAATAACGACTTCAATATAGTCTACGTTGACAATCCTGTTGGGTCAGGATATAGTTTCACCGAAAATGACGCTGGTTATGCCCAAAATTATGATGATGTTAACCGAGACTTATATGAAGCTCTGAGACAGTTGTATAAACTCTTCCCTCAGTTTGAAAACTTGCCACTTTATATAGCTGGTAGTTCGTATGCGGGCAGATTCGTTATAAGCTTGGGTTACAAAATCCATAAGACCCAAGAGGAAGCAACAAAAGCCGGCACTAGACCCCCGGTGAACATCAAACTCGGTGGACTGGCTATGGGAAATGCCTTCATTGATCCTATCACCCAAATTGACTATGGAGACAACCTCTTCGGATTAGGACTGATCGACGAAGATGGACTTGCAAACTTCAAAAAACTGGAAGCTGAAATACGCGCATGCATCGAAAGGAACGATCATGCTTGCGTAACTAGAGTATCTGAAAGACTTTGGACAAACCCGTTGAGCAGTACTGACGGAACTATCATTGAAGATCTTACTGGGTACAGGTTCTTGTTCAAATTCGTGGTAACAGAGCTAGACACGGCTTTATCCTATGCTTGGTTGAACTTCGTCCAACAACCTAGCACTCGGAGGGCCATCCACGTTGGTAATGGTAGCTTTCTTCTTATCATACTAAAGCCGACACCTTAG